A single Papilio machaon chromosome 12, ilPapMach1.1, whole genome shotgun sequence DNA region contains:
- the LOC106718933 gene encoding protein embryonic gonad, with protein MNQQCKVCGEPAAGFHFGAFTCEGCKSFFGRTYNNLSSISECKNNGECVINKKNRTACKACRLRKCLLVGMSKSGSRYGRRSNWFKIHCLLQEQQQQHIQQMQTSKSPPTFNSNINPSFLPTNLLPAAALAEYYKSSEKIPFGDEVTRQSVSPSDSGASSADPEDDNSSRSTSGLSIFRPASSPCSEKDVRLQALRNQSKELRRKKPSTLPPSPFSTASSTPSYPSRGTSFLPLPTAIQNFRSIPPGVPAWPSRNGGDLLLHSPAVAGVAIEQDQPIDLSIKSTAVLFRSPKRDEVSDSEPELSIDLNEDNAKEIMKNPLDLSLVPKRTEEVPMTG; from the coding sequence TCCTTCTTTGGGCGGACATACAACAACTTATCTTCGATATCGGAATGCAAGAACAATGGAGAGTGCGTCATCAACAAGAAAAATAGAACCGCCTGCAAAGCATGCCGGTTGCGGAAATGTTTGCTCGTCGGGATGTCCAAGTCCGGTTCGAGATACGGGAGAAGATCTAATTGGTTTAAAATTCACTGCCTGCTGCAAGAACAACAACAACAGCATATACAACAAATGCAGACAAGTAAATCGCCTCCTACTTTTAATTCGAATATCAATCCGTCATTCTTACCAACGAACCTACTCCCAGCCGCCGCATTAGCTGAATATTACAAGAGTTCAGAAAAGATACCCTTTGGCGATGAAGTAACGAGACAAAGCGTCTCACCATCCGACTCCGGAGCTTCATCAGCGGATCCTGAAGATGATAACAGCTCGAGGAGTACGAGCggattaagtatttttagacCAGCGTCGTCTCCATGCAGTGAAAAAGATGTACGATTGCAAGCGCTTAGAAATCAAAGTAAAGAATTACGAAGAAAAAAGCCTTCTACTCTGCCACCTTCTCCTTTTAGTACCGCTTCGTCTACACCAAGCTATCCTTCTAGAGGTACCTCTTTTCTGCCTTTACCGACCGCAATACAGAACTTTAGGTCAATTCCCCCTGGGGTCCCTGCGTGGCCGTCGCGCAACGGCGGCGATCTCTTGCTCCATTCCCCTGCCGTAGCCGGCGTAGCTATAGAACAAGATCAACCGATAGATCTATCTATAAAATCAACTGCAGTACTCTTCAGAAGTCCAAAAAGAGATGAAGTCAGCGATTCTGAACCAGAATTAAgtattgatttaaatgaagataacGCTAAAGAAATTATGAAGAATCCACTTGATTTAAGTCTTGTACCGAAACGGACAGAAGAAGTTCCAATGACTGGATGA